The following proteins are co-located in the Streptomyces bottropensis ATCC 25435 genome:
- a CDS encoding YidC/Oxa1 family membrane protein insertase: protein MSVFADLVGHLADLLQPLFHASATAFAIVLFTALVRLLVHPLSRAAARGQRARIALQPQIAELRKKHAKNPEKLQKAMLELHTKEKVSPLSGCLPSLCQLPAFFLLYHLFSNRTIGGEANALLTHRLFAAPLGDRFADALGDGGVLGPQGLVYVGLFVIVAGVATFNFRRTKRMMAAGTAGLPAGSDEQLPGMAASMGAVSRFMPFMSFFTLLSVAVVPLAAALYVVTSTTWSAVERALLYPLPTAGAGAAAGTGTGASSTATAQ, encoded by the coding sequence ATGTCCGTTTTCGCCGACCTCGTCGGACACCTCGCCGATCTGCTCCAGCCGCTGTTCCACGCCTCCGCGACGGCCTTCGCGATCGTCCTGTTCACGGCGCTCGTACGACTGCTCGTGCACCCCCTGTCCCGGGCGGCGGCACGGGGGCAGCGGGCCCGGATCGCCCTGCAGCCGCAGATCGCGGAGCTGCGGAAGAAGCACGCGAAGAACCCGGAGAAGCTGCAGAAGGCCATGCTGGAGCTGCACACCAAGGAGAAGGTGTCGCCGCTGTCCGGCTGCCTGCCCAGTCTCTGCCAGCTGCCCGCCTTCTTCCTCCTCTACCACCTCTTCTCCAACCGGACGATCGGCGGTGAGGCCAACGCGCTCCTCACCCACCGCCTCTTCGCCGCCCCGCTCGGCGACCGCTTTGCCGACGCGCTCGGCGACGGCGGCGTGCTCGGGCCGCAGGGGCTCGTCTACGTCGGCCTCTTCGTGATCGTCGCGGGGGTCGCGACCTTCAACTTCCGCCGTACGAAGCGGATGATGGCGGCGGGTACGGCCGGTCTGCCGGCCGGGTCGGACGAGCAGCTGCCCGGGATGGCGGCGAGCATGGGGGCCGTCAGCAGGTTCATGCCGTTCATGTCCTTCTTCACGCTGCTCAGCGTGGCGGTGGTGCCGCTGGCGGCCGCGCTGTACGTGGTGACCAGTACGACGTGGAGCGCGGTGGAGCGGGCGCTGCTCTACCCCCTGCCGACGGCGGGGGCCGGGGCCGCGGCGGGTACCGGCACCGGTGCCTCGTCGACCGCCACGGCGCAGTAG
- a CDS encoding HAD-IIA family hydrolase: protein MAERKPIESWLTDMDGVLIHEGVPIPGADAFIKKLRESGRPFLVLTNNSIYTPRDLHARLSRMGLDVPVENIWTSALATAQFLDDQRPGGTAYVIGEAGLTTALHDIGYVLTDHEPDYVVLGETRTYSFEAMTKAVRLINDGARFIATNPDETGPSAEGALPATGAVAALITKATGKKPYFAGKPNPLMMRTGLNTIGAHSETSAMIGDRMDTDVLAGIEAGMQTYLVLTGLTTPEQIEKFPYRPSKVVNSIADLVDRI, encoded by the coding sequence ATGGCAGAGCGCAAGCCCATCGAGTCGTGGCTCACCGACATGGACGGTGTGCTCATCCACGAGGGCGTGCCGATTCCCGGCGCCGATGCCTTCATAAAGAAGCTGCGCGAGTCCGGGCGCCCCTTCCTGGTGCTCACCAACAACTCGATCTACACCCCGCGCGACCTGCACGCCCGTCTCTCCCGCATGGGCCTGGACGTGCCCGTGGAGAACATCTGGACCTCCGCCCTCGCGACCGCCCAGTTCCTGGACGACCAGCGGCCCGGCGGTACGGCGTACGTCATCGGCGAGGCGGGACTGACGACCGCGCTGCACGACATCGGGTACGTCCTCACCGACCACGAGCCCGACTACGTGGTCCTCGGCGAGACCCGCACGTACTCCTTCGAGGCCATGACGAAGGCGGTCCGGCTCATCAACGACGGCGCCCGGTTCATCGCCACCAACCCGGACGAGACCGGCCCCTCCGCCGAGGGCGCGCTGCCCGCGACCGGAGCCGTGGCCGCGCTGATCACCAAGGCGACCGGGAAGAAGCCGTACTTCGCGGGCAAGCCCAACCCCCTGATGATGCGCACCGGCCTGAACACGATCGGCGCGCACTCCGAGACCAGCGCGATGATCGGCGACCGCATGGACACCGACGTCCTCGCGGGCATCGAGGCCGGTATGCAGACCTACCTCGTCCTCACCGGCCTGACGACCCCGGAGCAGATCGAGAAGTTCCCGTACCGCCCGTCGAAGGTCGTGAACTCGATCGCGGACCTCGTCGACCGCATCTGA
- a CDS encoding ROK family transcriptional regulator, with protein sequence MNGNGIGNGIGNGGGAGGGPGNGGRPPGVTGVNLLALRSHNGALVLDLLRGAGTAGISRLELAERTGLTPQAVSKITARLRVDGLLTEAGYRASTGGKPRTVLRLVPDAGHAVGLHLDRDELTAVLCDLTGTVVGERRAELNLGAGADAVVEGAAREVEALLARASEGRPAAPEDPDGDTHGSSLLPVLGVGVALPGPLDHLHGVLHRVTGFPEWDGFPLRAALVRRLGMPVVVDKDTNAAALGLAATAGAHGSFAYLHLGTGLGAGLVIDGAVHRGARTRAGEFGHQVIQLDGPLCECGNRGCIEALCLAAVGRGDVDEAARVLGAGVANLVGLLDIELVLLGGRTIEAWPEAFVRGVGFVLDAWARRQGEDPAVPVRVVGGGASGVAEGAAQLLLAPLFGREDG encoded by the coding sequence GTGAACGGCAACGGGATCGGCAACGGGATCGGCAACGGTGGTGGTGCGGGCGGCGGCCCGGGCAACGGGGGCCGTCCCCCAGGGGTGACCGGTGTGAATCTGCTCGCCCTGCGCAGCCACAACGGCGCGCTGGTCCTGGACCTGCTGCGCGGCGCCGGGACGGCCGGGATAAGCCGGCTGGAGCTGGCCGAGCGGACGGGGCTCACCCCTCAGGCCGTCAGCAAGATCACCGCCCGGCTGCGGGTGGACGGCCTGCTGACGGAGGCGGGGTACCGGGCCTCCACCGGGGGCAAACCGCGCACCGTGCTGCGGCTCGTGCCCGACGCCGGGCACGCGGTCGGTCTCCACCTCGACCGCGACGAGCTGACGGCCGTCTTGTGCGACCTGACCGGCACGGTGGTCGGGGAGCGGCGGGCGGAGCTGAACCTCGGGGCCGGGGCGGACGCCGTGGTCGAGGGCGCGGCCCGTGAGGTGGAGGCGCTGCTGGCGCGGGCGAGCGAGGGGCGTCCGGCGGCGCCGGAGGACCCCGACGGTGATACCCACGGCTCCTCACTCCTGCCTGTGCTCGGCGTCGGCGTCGCCCTGCCCGGCCCCCTCGACCATCTGCACGGCGTGCTGCACCGGGTCACCGGGTTCCCGGAGTGGGACGGGTTCCCGCTGCGGGCGGCGCTGGTGCGGCGGCTGGGGATGCCGGTGGTGGTGGACAAGGACACCAACGCGGCGGCGCTGGGGCTCGCGGCGACCGCCGGGGCGCACGGGTCCTTCGCCTATCTGCACCTCGGTACGGGGCTGGGGGCGGGGCTCGTGATCGACGGGGCGGTGCACCGGGGGGCGCGGACCCGGGCCGGTGAGTTCGGGCACCAGGTCATCCAGCTGGACGGGCCGCTGTGCGAGTGCGGGAACCGGGGGTGCATCGAGGCGCTGTGCCTCGCGGCGGTGGGGCGCGGGGACGTGGACGAGGCCGCGCGGGTGCTCGGTGCGGGGGTCGCGAATCTCGTGGGACTGCTCGACATCGAGCTGGTGCTGCTGGGCGGGCGCACGATCGAGGCGTGGCCCGAAGCGTTCGTGCGGGGGGTGGGGTTCGTGCTCGACGCGTGGGCTCGGCGGCAGGGGGAGGATCCGGCGGTTCCGGTTCGGGTGGTGGGGGGTGGGGCGTCCGGGGTGGCGGAGGGGGCGGCTCAGTTGCTGCTGGCGCCGCTGTTCGGGCGGGAGGACGGGTGA
- a CDS encoding DUF6412 domain-containing protein: MIRSWIDLRPAAVLLPFLFQVAVLDAGTLSAAVAFAATAAAGSAFAACAVIASRCAPVVPRTRVRTAIRDRERRTAFLPQRDPDARGRTRPRAPGHALLTATA; this comes from the coding sequence ATGATCCGGAGCTGGATCGACCTGCGTCCCGCCGCCGTGCTGCTGCCGTTCCTCTTCCAGGTCGCCGTCCTCGACGCCGGCACGCTCTCCGCGGCCGTAGCCTTCGCCGCGACCGCCGCCGCCGGATCCGCGTTCGCCGCCTGTGCGGTGATCGCCTCACGCTGCGCCCCCGTCGTGCCTCGTACGCGCGTACGGACGGCCATACGGGACCGTGAGCGCCGTACGGCGTTCCTGCCCCAACGCGATCCCGACGCCCGCGGCCGCACGCGGCCCCGGGCGCCCGGACACGCCCTCCTGACGGCCACCGCGTAG
- a CDS encoding heme-degrading domain-containing protein, with protein sequence MPTIEELEAQERRLVLPRFTHDDAWALGSLLVELAREGEAPVAIDIRRGPQQLFHAALPGSTPDNDAWIDRKRRVVERYAHASYLVGARFRAKGTTFEASSRLDPDRYAAHGGSFPLAVEGAGVIGTVTVSGLPQLEDHAMVVEALERFKGTM encoded by the coding sequence GTGCCGACGATCGAGGAACTCGAAGCCCAGGAACGCCGCCTGGTGCTCCCCCGGTTCACGCACGACGACGCCTGGGCGCTGGGCTCCCTGCTGGTGGAGCTGGCCCGCGAGGGCGAGGCCCCGGTCGCCATCGACATCCGACGCGGCCCCCAGCAGCTGTTCCACGCGGCCCTGCCCGGCTCGACCCCGGACAACGACGCCTGGATCGACCGCAAACGCCGCGTGGTGGAGCGCTACGCCCACGCCTCCTACCTCGTCGGCGCCCGCTTCCGGGCCAAGGGCACGACCTTCGAGGCCTCGTCCCGCCTGGACCCCGACCGGTACGCCGCCCACGGCGGTTCCTTCCCACTGGCCGTCGAGGGAGCGGGAGTGATCGGCACAGTGACCGTCTCGGGCCTCCCTCAACTGGAGGACCACGCCATGGTGGTGGAGGCCCTGGAGCGCTTCAAGGGCACGATGTAG
- a CDS encoding class E sortase, which translates to MKVAHPRALQVAAEAAVTLGLVLLLFLAHQLWWTNRQAQEGAAREVAALEREWSADTEGSADTEWSADTEGSADTEGSGERERSGEREGRGERERPGRAYAVLAIPRLHLRVPVAEGVGRADVLDSGYVGHYPGTAQPGRPGNLALAGHRNTHGEPFRHLDRLAPGDEVRIETRDAVHIYVVDRTLPQTAPGDRGVLRPVPRSDVRPSYGYAERGHYLTLTTCTPAYTSTYRLVVWGKLRSVRLR; encoded by the coding sequence ATGAAAGTCGCCCACCCCCGTGCGCTCCAGGTCGCCGCCGAGGCTGCCGTCACCCTCGGGCTCGTCCTCCTGCTCTTTCTCGCCCATCAGCTGTGGTGGACCAACCGGCAGGCCCAGGAGGGAGCGGCCCGCGAGGTGGCCGCCCTGGAGAGGGAGTGGAGCGCGGACACGGAGGGCAGCGCGGACACGGAGTGGAGCGCGGACACGGAGGGCAGCGCGGACACGGAGGGGAGCGGGGAGCGGGAGAGAAGCGGGGAGCGGGAGGGGAGGGGGGAGCGGGAGCGCCCGGGCAGGGCCTACGCCGTCCTCGCCATCCCCCGCCTCCACCTCCGCGTGCCCGTCGCCGAGGGGGTCGGCCGGGCGGACGTCCTCGACAGCGGGTACGTCGGGCACTACCCGGGGACCGCGCAGCCCGGCCGGCCCGGGAACCTCGCCCTCGCCGGGCACCGCAACACCCACGGCGAGCCCTTCCGCCACCTCGACCGGCTCGCGCCCGGTGACGAGGTCCGCATCGAGACCCGGGACGCCGTCCACATCTACGTCGTCGACCGGACGCTCCCGCAGACCGCGCCCGGCGACCGCGGGGTCCTGCGGCCCGTCCCGCGCAGCGACGTGCGGCCGTCGTACGGGTACGCCGAGCGAGGCCACTACCTCACGCTCACCACCTGCACGCCCGCGTACACCTCCACATACCGCCTCGTGGTCTGGGGGAAGCTACGCTCGGTGCGGCTCAGATGA
- a CDS encoding Gfo/Idh/MocA family protein yields MTGTSTGRTPRVALVGYGLAGSVFHAPLIAATEGLTLDTVVTSHPERRAQARAEFPEVRLAATADELWGRADELDLVVVASPNKTHVPVATAALEAGLAVVVDKPVAGTAAEARELAALADSRGLFLSVFQNRRWDNDFLTLRGLLADGELGEVRRFESRFERWRPQLKGGWRESGDPAEIGGLLYDLGSHVVDQALTLFGPAALVYAESDLRRPGAETDDDTFIAVTHANGVRSHFYASAVTPQLGPRFRVLGSEAGYVKYGLDPQEAALREGERPVPGADWGVEPEDLWGHVGAGDSPLTGGGRPVPTLPGDYPAYYAAVAAALHGTGENPVTAYEAAAALDVLEAARRSAREGVAVRL; encoded by the coding sequence ATGACAGGCACCAGCACAGGCAGAACCCCTCGCGTCGCGCTCGTCGGCTACGGCCTCGCCGGCTCCGTCTTCCACGCCCCGCTGATCGCCGCGACGGAAGGTCTGACCCTCGACACGGTCGTCACCTCGCACCCGGAGCGGCGGGCCCAGGCCCGCGCCGAGTTCCCGGAGGTGCGGCTCGCGGCCACGGCCGACGAGCTGTGGGGCCGGGCGGACGAGCTGGACCTGGTCGTCGTCGCCTCCCCGAACAAGACGCATGTCCCCGTGGCCACCGCCGCCCTGGAGGCGGGCCTCGCGGTCGTCGTCGACAAGCCCGTCGCCGGTACGGCGGCCGAGGCGCGCGAGCTGGCCGCCCTCGCGGACTCCCGCGGCCTGTTCCTGTCCGTCTTCCAGAACCGCCGCTGGGACAACGACTTCCTCACCCTGCGAGGGCTCCTCGCCGACGGCGAACTGGGCGAGGTCCGCCGCTTCGAGTCCCGCTTCGAGCGCTGGCGCCCCCAACTGAAAGGCGGCTGGCGCGAGTCCGGCGACCCAGCAGAGATCGGAGGTCTCCTCTACGACCTGGGCAGCCACGTCGTCGACCAGGCCCTCACCCTCTTCGGCCCCGCCGCGCTCGTGTACGCCGAGTCCGACCTGCGCCGCCCCGGCGCCGAGACGGACGACGACACGTTCATCGCCGTCACCCACGCGAACGGCGTCCGCTCGCACTTCTACGCCTCCGCCGTCACCCCTCAACTCGGCCCGCGCTTCCGCGTGCTGGGCTCCGAGGCGGGCTACGTCAAGTACGGCCTCGACCCCCAGGAAGCTGCCCTCCGCGAGGGCGAGCGCCCCGTCCCCGGCGCCGACTGGGGCGTCGAGCCCGAGGACCTCTGGGGCCACGTCGGCGCCGGCGACTCCCCCCTGACCGGTGGCGGCCGCCCCGTCCCGACCCTCCCCGGCGACTACCCCGCGTACTACGCGGCCGTGGCCGCCGCCCTGCACGGCACCGGCGAGAACCCGGTGACGGCGTACGAGGCGGCCGCCGCGCTGGACGTACTGGAGGCGGCGCGCAGGTCGGCGCGCGAGGGCGTGGCGGTGCGACTGTGA
- a CDS encoding fumarylacetoacetate hydrolase family protein, producing MKLLRVGTAGAERPALLDAEGVLRDLSGVVPDIDGALLADEEALLRVRAAAGSGELPVLDAAGLRVGPPLARIGKIVCIGLNYHDHARETGAEPPAEPVIFFKAADTVVGPHDTVLVPRGSVKTDWEVELAVVIGRTARYVESRDAALAHVAGYAVSHDVSEREFQLERGGTWDKGKNCETFNPLGPWLVTADEVPDPQKLGLRLWVNGELKQDGTTGEQIFAVSEVVRYVSQFMTLYPGDVINTGTPAGVALGEPEPKPFLRAGDVVELEIDGLGRQRQEFRDA from the coding sequence ATGAAGCTGCTGCGAGTCGGTACGGCGGGTGCGGAGCGGCCCGCGCTGCTCGACGCCGAGGGAGTCCTGCGGGACCTGTCGGGCGTCGTCCCGGACATCGACGGCGCGCTGCTCGCGGACGAGGAGGCGCTTCTGCGGGTCAGGGCCGCCGCCGGGAGCGGTGAGCTGCCCGTCCTGGACGCGGCGGGGCTGCGCGTCGGGCCGCCGCTCGCCCGTATCGGCAAGATCGTCTGCATCGGGCTCAACTACCACGACCACGCGCGCGAGACGGGGGCCGAGCCGCCCGCCGAGCCGGTGATCTTCTTCAAGGCGGCGGACACCGTGGTCGGGCCCCACGACACGGTGCTCGTGCCGCGCGGGTCGGTCAAGACCGACTGGGAGGTCGAGCTGGCGGTCGTGATCGGGCGTACGGCCCGGTACGTCGAGTCGCGTGATGCGGCGCTCGCGCATGTCGCCGGGTACGCGGTGTCGCACGACGTGTCCGAGCGGGAGTTCCAGCTGGAGCGCGGCGGCACGTGGGACAAGGGCAAGAACTGCGAGACGTTCAATCCGCTGGGGCCGTGGCTGGTGACCGCGGACGAGGTTCCCGATCCGCAGAAGCTGGGGCTTCGGCTCTGGGTCAACGGGGAGTTGAAGCAGGACGGGACGACCGGGGAGCAGATCTTCGCGGTGAGTGAGGTCGTGCGGTACGTCAGTCAGTTCATGACGCTGTACCCCGGGGATGTCATCAACACGGGGACGCCGGCGGGCGTGGCGTTGGGGGAGCCCGAGCCCAAGCCGTTCCTTCGTGCGGGCGATGTGGTCGAGCTGGAGATCGACGGGCTCGGGCGGCAGAGGCAGGAGTTCAGGGACGCGTAG